The genomic window TAATAAATAAGGTTGAAGGAACATAAGTCTCAGCTTCTATTCCACTCCACCAGGTTGTAAAGGTAAAGGGTGCACATAAAGAACCCATAAAAGCTGAGAAATGCTTTAAAATATCAGGTAGCTTTTTAGAAACCCTGTTAAAGATTTTATATAAAAGTAAATAGCCAATTCCTGCTGAAAATGCTCCTGAAAGAATAGCAGCAAGAGTAATTTTCTGGACTACATTTAAAAAGGGTATAGGGAGCAGAGAAAAGAATCTCCCTACAATAACATAAAAAGGTGTTCCTGGAGGATGAGGTATTCCAAGAATCCAGGAAGTTGCCAAAAATTCACCCACATCCCAGAAAACAATTGTTGGAGCCGTTGTTTTAAGATAAATAACAAAAGTTATTATAAAAGATAAAGAGAAAAAAATTTTTTTTGTTAAATTTTTATTTTCCATAATGTTCCTCTACAAGGTTTTTATCTTCTTCTTCAATTACAGCATGTGCTGCTGATAATCTTGCAATAGGAACCCTAAAAGGTGAACAGGAAACATAAGTGAGACCTATTCTATGACAGAACTTCACTGACTCAGGGTCCCCTCCGTGTTCTCCGCAAATTCCTATTTTTAAATTTGGATTTGCTTTTTTACCTTTTTCAACTCCAATTTTCATAAACTCACCAACACCTTCTTGATCAAGAGTTTTAAAGGGATCATCTTTTAAAATTTTTTTATCAATATAATAGGGCAAAAACTTTCCTATATCATCTCTTGAAAAACCAAAAACTGTTTGTGTCAGATCATTGGTTCCAAAGGAGAAAAATTCAGCAACCTGTGCTATTTCATCTGCTGTTATACATGCTCTCGGTATTTCAATCATTGTTCCAACTTTGTAATCAATCTTGATACCTTCCTTTTCCATAACTTCCTTTGCAACCCTATCCACAGTTTCCTTCTGTAAAACTAACTCTTCTTTTATACCTACAAGTGGAATCATAACTTCAGGTATTGCTTTTATTCCTTCCTTTATTGCCTTAGCTGCTGCTTCAAAAATTGCCCTTGCTTGCATTTCAGTAATTTCTGGATAGGTTATACCAAGTCTACAACCCCTGTGACCAAGCATTGGGTTCATTTCCTTTAAACTTTCTGCAATCTTCTTTATTTCCTTAGCAGTTTTTCCAGTTCTTTTTGCTAATTTTCTTATTGACGCTTCATCTTTTGGTAAGAATTCATGTAAAGGAGGATCAAGCGTTCTAATAGTTACAGGATAACCGTCCATTTCCTTGAAAATTAAATAAAAATCCTCTCTCTGAAGAGGTAAAAGCTTTTCCAAAGCTCTTTTTCTCTCTTCTTCATTTTCAGCAAGGATCATTTCCTGCATTGTGTATATTCTTTCTCCTTCAAAAAACATATGCTCTGTTCTGCATAAACCTATACCCTCTGCTCCAAATTCCCTTGCCTTCCTTGCATCACGAGGAGTATCTGCATTTGCTCTTACTCCTAATCTTCTTATTTTATCTGCAAATTTTAAAAGCTCTTCAAGTTCAGGAAAAATTTCAGGTTCAATAAGATCAGCCTTTCCTTCATAGACTTTTCCAGTATTTCCATCAATGCTTATATAATCACCCTCTCTCAAAATTTTTCCATTAACTTCCATAAATTTACCTTTTTCATCAACATGAAGGGCTTCACAACCAACAACACATGGTTTTCCCATTCCCCTTGCTACAACTGCTGCATGTGAAGTCATACCTCCCCTTGCTGTCAAAATACCTTTTGCCCTAACCATCCCATGTATATCATCAGGAGAAGTTTCAACTCTTACAAGTATAACAGGTTCTCCTTTTTCAGCCATTTCCATTGCATCGTCGGCTGTAAAATAAATTTTTCCTACTGCTGCTCCCGGAGATGCGGGAAGTCCAACTGCAATTGCTGAATTTTTCTTTTCAAATTCAGGTGAAATTTGCGGATGTAAAAGCTTTTCAAGGTCTTCTGGTGAAACCCTTTTAAGAGCTGTTTTTTCATCAATTATTCCTTCTTTAACCATACTTACAGCAATCTTAACTTGAGCTCGTGGTGTTCTTTTTCCCACTCTTGTTTGAAGAAAGTAAACCTTACCTTTTTCAACTGTAAATTCCATATCCTGCATATCCTTATAATGTCTTTCAAGTTTTTCAAAAATTTCCACTAATTGATTATAAATTTCAGGTTTTCTATGTTTTAATTCTGAAAGTGGAAGAGGAGTCCTTATTCCTGCTACAACATCTTCACCCTGAGCATTAAACAAAAACTCACCAAAAACTTCCTTTTCTCCTGTTGAAGGGTTCCTTGAAAAAGCAACTCCTGTTCCTGAATCTTCACCCATATTTCCAAAAACCATTGCTTGAACATTACATGCAGTTCCCCAGTCATCGGGTATTTTGTATATTCTCCTGTATTCAATTGCTCTTTTATTATTCCATGACTCAAAAACTGCAATAATTGCTTTCCATAACTGATCATATGGATCCTGTGGAAAATCTATTTTTTTCTCCTCTTTTACAAGTTTTTTAAAGCTTTCTACAACTTCTTTCCAGTCCTCAGCTTTTAATTCATTATCATATTTAACATTTTTTTCTCTTTTTTTCTCCTCTATTATTTCCTCAAATTTTTTCCTGTCTATGCCTAAAACAATATCTGAAAACATCATAATAAACCTTCTATAGGAATCATAGGCAAACCTTTCATCTTTTGTTTTTTCTGCAAGTCCCTTTACCGTTTCATCGTTAAGACCAAGATTTAAAACTGTATCCATCATTCCTGGCATTGAAGCCCTTGCACCTGACCTCACAGAAACAAGAAGAGGATTCTCAGGGTCTCCAAATTTTTTTCCTGTTCTTTTTTCAAGAAGCCTTAAAGCATTCTCTACTTCTTCTTTTAAACCTTCAGGGAGTTTACCCTCTTTAAAGTAATATACACAGGCTTCAGTTGATATTGTAAATCCGGGCGGAACACTTATTCCTATTCTTGTCATTTCATGAAGATTTGCACCTTTTCCCCCCAAAAGGTCTTTCATCTGAGCATTTCCTTCTGCTTGATTATCTCCAAAAGAATAAACAAACTTTTTCATAAGTTAAATTAAATAATCCTTCGGAGTTGAACCGAATTTAATTTTTAAGAATTAATTTTAAAACGGTTTACTCTTTAAATTCAAATCTATTTTTTCCCTTATTCTTTGCTAAATAAAGTGCTTTATCTGCTCTTTTTATACATTCTTCAATATTCTCCTTTTCTTTACAGGAACTTATCCCTATTGATACAGTGACCCTCTCCCCTATTTCCTCTTGTGAACTTTCTCTTGTTTTATTCAATATATCCTCAGCAATTTTAATAACTTCATCTTTTTTAAAATCTGGTAAAATAATTAAAAATTCTTCTCCTCCCCATCTTATAACAAATCCCCTATCTTCTAACTCTCTTAATATCCTTGAAATAAAAACCAAAAGGCTGTCTCCTGTATCATGACCATAAATATCATTGAATCTTTTAAAGTTATCAATATCAATAAAAAGAATAAAAATTTCTTCTGCTTTTAAAAGAACTTCCTTTATCTTCTGATAGAAAGCTCTTCTTGTAAAAAGTCCAGTTAACTCATCCCTTAAAGCCATTTCTTCAAGTCTTAAAATTTTTTCTCTCTCCTCTTTTGCTATATAGTAAAGTCTTTTGCTTACATTTAAAATCTGTTTTGTGCTTTCATCAAGTGTTATTTCTTGAGTGGTAAAAATCAAGTTATAAATTCCAACTCCAATTTCGTCTCCAATTTTTAATCTTTCCCTTTTTATTCTCTGACCATTTAAAAATGTTCCATTTGTGCTACCAAGATCCTCTATAAAAATAGAATCTTCTTTTAAAAAAATTTTACAATGTTTTCTTGAAACAAGGGAATCATCAAGAACAAGGTCATTCTCTGGATTTCTGCCTATTAAAATCTCATTTTTTTTTATCGGAAAAATTTTTAAAATTTCTTCTCCTTTTTTAATAATCAGATTAAAGGACTTTCCCATTATATTGTTTTAAATAATTTCTACCCCTTTACAACTCCAAAAGGTTTTAATCTTGCAACCTTTTTTGAAATTCCTGCTCTATCAACAACATCCACCACAATATCAAGGTCTTTGTAAGCATCAGGAATTTCCTCTTCCATTGTATCTCTTGATGCTGCTCTTATTTTAACTCCAATTTTTAAAAGTTCAGCCTCTATATTCCTCCCTTTTGAAGCTCTTACTGCTGCTGCTCTTGAAAGAACTCTTCCTGCACCATGACAAGTTGAACCAAAGGATTTTTCCATCGCAGTTTTTGTTCCAACAAGTATATATGAACCCGTCCCCATACTTCCTGGAATTAAAACCGGTTGACCTATCTCTTTATAAACTTCTGGTATTTCAGGATGATGAGGAGGAAAAGCTCTTGTGGCTCCTTTTCTGTGTACCCAAACCCATCTTTCTTTTCCGTTTATAACATGTTTTTCTCTTTTTGCTATGTTATGGGCAACATCATAAACCATATGTATTCCAAGTTCTTCGGAACTTTTTCCAAAAACTTTCTCAAAACTTTCTCTTACCCAGTGTGCAATCATCTGTCTGTTACACCAAGCAAAATTTGCAGCAGCGGTCATCGCCTTAATATAATCCTTTGCTTCCTTCGAATTAATTGGAGCACAGGCAAGCTGTTTATCAGGAAGGTCAATATTATATTTCCTCATGGCATTTAACATTATTTTTATAAAATCATCAGCTATTTGATGACCGAACCCTCTTGAACCACAGTGAATCATTAAACATACCTGCCCTAAAAAAAGACCCATCTTTTTAGCAGACTCTTCATCAAAAATTTTTTCTACAACCTGAAGCTCAAGAAAGTGATTCCCTGAGCCAAGAGTTCCAAGTTGTGGCATACCCCTTTCTCTTGCTTTCTTTGAAACTGGCAAAGGATCCGCTCCAGGCATTGCTCCATATGATTCAGTTCTTTTTAAGTCTTCCTCTGTTCCAAATCCCTTTTTAACAGCCCATTTTGCTCCTAAAACCATTACATCCTCCAAATCTTTTTCACTTACTCTTAATTTACCCTTTGCTCCAACTCCTGAAGGTATATTGACGAAAAGAGCATCAAGTAATTTATCAAGATACGGTTCTACTTCTTCTTTTTTTAAATTTGTTCTTAATACTCTTACTCCGCAATTTATATCATAACCAACACCACCTGGTGAAATTACTCCTTCATTTTCGTCCATTGCAGCAACACCCCCTATTGGGAATCCATATCCCCAGTGAATATCAGGCATTGCAAGAGAAGCCTTTAAAATTCCGGGTAAGTGGGCTACATTTGCAACCTGTTCAGGAGCTTTATCCTGAACTATACTTTCCATTAGTTTTTTTGTAGCAAAAATAATTCCAGGAACCCTCATTCCAGGTTTGTAATTTTTGGGAATTTCAAATGTAACATCATCAATTTGATTTAAAGGTCCTTTCCAGACTTCTGACATTTTTTACCTCCTTTTTAATTATGGGATTAATTATAAAGCACTAACTTGAAATTTTTAAAAGAAAATCAATAAATTCTCTCTCTAAATTTTTATAATCTTTAAAAACTTTAATTTCAACTCCATTAATAACTTCCACAGGTTTTAGTTCTGTTGTTGTTCCTGTAAGAAAAACACCATCAGCATCAAATAAATCCCATAAATAAACTCTATTTTCAATAACTTTAAAACCTTTATTTTTTAAAAATTCAATAAACCTTTTTCTTGTCACACCTGGTAATATACCATTAAGCTTGGGAGTGAAAAATACTTGATTTTTAAAATAAAAAATGTTGGTTGATGAACCTTCTTTTATAGAGCCGTCCTCTTCAAAAAATAAGGCCTCATCATATCCCCTTTTCTTTGCCTGGAACTTTGCCATAACATTTGGTAATAAATTTATCGTTTTAATATCAGCCCTTTTCCATCTTATTTCAGGATAAAATATTATCTTAAATTTTTCAGGAATTTCAGGAATTTTTTGAGCAAAAATTAAATAATTGGGCTCTGGTTTTGCTTTAACAAAATGCTCTCTTTCTGTTGAACCACCTGTTACCTGAATATAAATTGAGCATTCATCACTTTTGAATTTTTTAGCAACCTTTAGACATATTTTTTTCCATTCATCCCTGTTTAATGGATTTTTAATCATAATCTCATTCAATCCTTTTTCCATTCTTTCCATATGGTCATCAAAACAAATTAAAACTTTTTTACTGTATTTTATAACCTCATAAACAGATTCACCGAAATTAAAACCTCTATCTTTTAAAAAATTATAATAATTTTTACTTTTTACAAATTTCCCATTATAAAAAATCAGCTCAGAACCCATATATGATTTACAGGAATTGAGCCTTTGCCTATTTCAAAAGAATATTTTATTGCTCCTTCAATAAATTTTTTGGCTCTTGAAATAGAATCAAAAGGTGAGAAACCAAGAGCAAGATTCGCTGCAATACTTGCAGAAAAAGTGCACCCGGCTCCATGAAATTTTTTTCCCTTTATAATTTTTTTCCCTTCAAGAAGCTCAAAATTTTTTCCGTCATATACAACATCAATAGCCTTATCACCAAAATGTCCCCCTTTTATAACCACATATTTTGGCCCCATACTTTTTAAGATTTCAGAAGCTTTTTTTGCATTTTCTATACTTTCTATTTTTATTCCTGTAAAATTTTCAGCTTCCCATCTGTTTGGTGTTAAAATAAGAGAAAGTGGAAAAAGCTTTTCAATTAAAGCATTTTTTGCATCTTCAAGAAGTAATCTATCTCCTGAACCTGCAAAAACAACAGGATCAAGTACATAATTTTTTAAATTAAAAAATTTTATTCTATCTGCAACAACTTCTATTATTTCCTTTGAATAAAGCATACCTGATTTAAAGGCTTTAATTTGAAAATCCCTTGCAACCATATCTATCTGATCTTTTACAATCTCAGGGTCAATACCCTGAATAGATTTAACCCCCTCTGTATTCTGTGAAGTTATAGCAGTGATAACTGAGAGTCCAAAAGTTTTATGAACAGCAAAGGTTTTTAAATCTGCCTGAATTCCTGCTCCACCACCACTATCACTACCTGCTATGGTAAGAACGACAGGATATTTATTCAAAACTTATTTCCTTTTCCTCTGTTATTATACCCTTATATAAAAAAGAAACCTGTCTTAATGCAGCATAAAAATCAAATTCATTTATTGCTGATATGGCATCCATAGGAACAATTACTTTATAACCATGTAAAGCAGCAGAACCAGCAGTATGTAAAACACAGATATTTGCAACAGTTCCTGTTACTATAACATTTTTTACATTATTTATCCTTAAAAGATGGTCAAGGGAGGTTCCAAAAAAGGCATCGTATCTAAGTTTCCTAATAACATAATCTCCTTTTTCAGGTTTTAACTCATCAATTATTTCAGAACCCCATGTTTCCTTAACAGCATGTTTTCCCCATATAGGGAATTCAATATCCTCTTCCTCATGATAATCCTGTGTATAAAAAATCTTAACTCTTTTATTTCTTGCTTTTTTTATTAAATTCTTTATAACAGGAATAGTTTTTTTTGCATCAGGAACAAAAAGAGCTCCTTTTTCATCCACAAAATCATTTTGCATATCAACAATAATTAAAGAAGTTTCATCAGACTTTAATAAAATACTCCTTTTTACCTCAATCTCAGGAACTAAAACTTCTTTAGTTCTCATATTTAAAATAAAATAGAGATAAAATATATAAGATAGGGATTTGAACCCTTTGATAAATCAAACAGATTTCAACTTATCCTTTATTGGCTTTAAAAATTCCTCCGCATTCTTTAAATAGGGATTAACTTTTAATGCTTTTTCTATAATTTTTTTTCTTTCCTCCTCTGTTTGAGCCTTTAAATATTTTTCTCTCAATTTTTTTATTTTCCATTTTCTGTGTTTTTTTCGATTTAATTCAGTTTCTTTTATTCTTCCTTTCATAGTATAAATTATAAAAAATTTTTTTCAAAAATTCAATATTTTTTTACAATTTTCCCCTTTTGAGAGGAGACCTTTCTTTTAAATGTTTTGAGCAT from candidate division WOR-3 bacterium includes these protein-coding regions:
- the thiD gene encoding bifunctional hydroxymethylpyrimidine kinase/phosphomethylpyrimidine kinase, with protein sequence MNKYPVVLTIAGSDSGGGAGIQADLKTFAVHKTFGLSVITAITSQNTEGVKSIQGIDPEIVKDQIDMVARDFQIKAFKSGMLYSKEIIEVVADRIKFFNLKNYVLDPVVFAGSGDRLLLEDAKNALIEKLFPLSLILTPNRWEAENFTGIKIESIENAKKASEILKSMGPKYVVIKGGHFGDKAIDVVYDGKNFELLEGKKIIKGKKFHGAGCTFSASIAANLALGFSPFDSISRAKKFIEGAIKYSFEIGKGSIPVNHIWVLS
- a CDS encoding DUF6800 family protein, with amino-acid sequence MKGRIKETELNRKKHRKWKIKKLREKYLKAQTEEERKKIIEKALKVNPYLKNAEEFLKPIKDKLKSV
- a CDS encoding GGDEF domain-containing protein; protein product: MGKSFNLIIKKGEEILKIFPIKKNEILIGRNPENDLVLDDSLVSRKHCKIFLKEDSIFIEDLGSTNGTFLNGQRIKRERLKIGDEIGVGIYNLIFTTQEITLDESTKQILNVSKRLYYIAKEEREKILRLEEMALRDELTGLFTRRAFYQKIKEVLLKAEEIFILFIDIDNFKRFNDIYGHDTGDSLLVFISRILRELEDRGFVIRWGGEEFLIILPDFKKDEVIKIAEDILNKTRESSQEEIGERVTVSIGISSCKEKENIEECIKRADKALYLAKNKGKNRFEFKE
- a CDS encoding isochorismatase family cysteine hydrolase; translation: MRTKEVLVPEIEVKRSILLKSDETSLIIVDMQNDFVDEKGALFVPDAKKTIPVIKNLIKKARNKRVKIFYTQDYHEEEDIEFPIWGKHAVKETWGSEIIDELKPEKGDYVIRKLRYDAFFGTSLDHLLRINNVKNVIVTGTVANICVLHTAGSAALHGYKVIVPMDAISAINEFDFYAALRQVSFLYKGIITEEKEISFE
- a CDS encoding RtcB family protein: MSEVWKGPLNQIDDVTFEIPKNYKPGMRVPGIIFATKKLMESIVQDKAPEQVANVAHLPGILKASLAMPDIHWGYGFPIGGVAAMDENEGVISPGGVGYDINCGVRVLRTNLKKEEVEPYLDKLLDALFVNIPSGVGAKGKLRVSEKDLEDVMVLGAKWAVKKGFGTEEDLKRTESYGAMPGADPLPVSKKARERGMPQLGTLGSGNHFLELQVVEKIFDEESAKKMGLFLGQVCLMIHCGSRGFGHQIADDFIKIMLNAMRKYNIDLPDKQLACAPINSKEAKDYIKAMTAAANFAWCNRQMIAHWVRESFEKVFGKSSEELGIHMVYDVAHNIAKREKHVINGKERWVWVHRKGATRAFPPHHPEIPEVYKEIGQPVLIPGSMGTGSYILVGTKTAMEKSFGSTCHGAGRVLSRAAAVRASKGRNIEAELLKIGVKIRAASRDTMEEEIPDAYKDLDIVVDVVDRAGISKKVARLKPFGVVKG
- a CDS encoding aminotransferase class IV, with amino-acid sequence MGSELIFYNGKFVKSKNYYNFLKDRGFNFGESVYEVIKYSKKVLICFDDHMERMEKGLNEIMIKNPLNRDEWKKICLKVAKKFKSDECSIYIQVTGGSTEREHFVKAKPEPNYLIFAQKIPEIPEKFKIIFYPEIRWKRADIKTINLLPNVMAKFQAKKRGYDEALFFEEDGSIKEGSSTNIFYFKNQVFFTPKLNGILPGVTRKRFIEFLKNKGFKVIENRVYLWDLFDADGVFLTGTTTELKPVEVINGVEIKVFKDYKNLEREFIDFLLKISS
- the ppdK gene encoding pyruvate, phosphate dikinase yields the protein MKKFVYSFGDNQAEGNAQMKDLLGGKGANLHEMTRIGISVPPGFTISTEACVYYFKEGKLPEGLKEEVENALRLLEKRTGKKFGDPENPLLVSVRSGARASMPGMMDTVLNLGLNDETVKGLAEKTKDERFAYDSYRRFIMMFSDIVLGIDRKKFEEIIEEKKREKNVKYDNELKAEDWKEVVESFKKLVKEEKKIDFPQDPYDQLWKAIIAVFESWNNKRAIEYRRIYKIPDDWGTACNVQAMVFGNMGEDSGTGVAFSRNPSTGEKEVFGEFLFNAQGEDVVAGIRTPLPLSELKHRKPEIYNQLVEIFEKLERHYKDMQDMEFTVEKGKVYFLQTRVGKRTPRAQVKIAVSMVKEGIIDEKTALKRVSPEDLEKLLHPQISPEFEKKNSAIAVGLPASPGAAVGKIYFTADDAMEMAEKGEPVILVRVETSPDDIHGMVRAKGILTARGGMTSHAAVVARGMGKPCVVGCEALHVDEKGKFMEVNGKILREGDYISIDGNTGKVYEGKADLIEPEIFPELEELLKFADKIRRLGVRANADTPRDARKAREFGAEGIGLCRTEHMFFEGERIYTMQEMILAENEEERKRALEKLLPLQREDFYLIFKEMDGYPVTIRTLDPPLHEFLPKDEASIRKLAKRTGKTAKEIKKIAESLKEMNPMLGHRGCRLGITYPEITEMQARAIFEAAAKAIKEGIKAIPEVMIPLVGIKEELVLQKETVDRVAKEVMEKEGIKIDYKVGTMIEIPRACITADEIAQVAEFFSFGTNDLTQTVFGFSRDDIGKFLPYYIDKKILKDDPFKTLDQEGVGEFMKIGVEKGKKANPNLKIGICGEHGGDPESVKFCHRIGLTYVSCSPFRVPIARLSAAHAVIEEEDKNLVEEHYGK